TATGTGTTTCATGCTGCTGCCCTGGGAGTCCCTGTACATTTAAATCcagtgggtggggaggtgggggtggggagctccTTGGTTCCCTCTCTTGCCTTCTGAgggagcagctcaggttcccagcTGGCAATGGATGGCCAGGCCTGAGTGGGGGATGCTGAGGCCTTTCGTTCCTTCTCACTCTCTCTGCGGAGACAGATGCAGCTGCCGGGGCCCTGTCCCCCTGCACCATCCCAGCAGCaccccagcctcctctcctgcctctTCCCACCAGGTCAGTGACCCGCACTGCCCAGAGGGAGCTTTAGGTGGCTGGGAGGGACTAGCTCCTTTGGAAACCTGCCCGTGGTGGGGTGCATCAGGAGGAATGGGGGCTGGAGTCCAACCTCCCCCTCCCTCAGCTTGGTTTCCTCCTAAAGCCCCAATTTGGAGACAGGCAGTGGGTCCTttagtgtgtgtgggtggggctgTGAGGAATTTGGGAAATGCCAGGTTGGATCAAGGCAGATGTGGTTGTAGATTCAGTCAGGTGTGCGGAACTCATTGCGGGTGAGTGAGTGGAGCTCCATCAGGACAGCTCGGACTTCCTTAGGTTTCGGGTTTTCTAGGCAgagtttggggtgggggagctgaAGTGAGGTTAAGAGGGCGTGTCTGTTTCGGGGTGCCCGGGATTGTTGAGTTGCTGGAGAAAGGATCAGGCTGCTACAGGGAAACCCAGGCTCCGGCAGGCTGAGCCCAAGCCGTATTTGGTTATGGTCAAAGATGTGCTGCTTCTGCTCGAGGGTTCGTATCTGGGCTTTTTGGGAGCTCTTAGGAAccctcaaggacaaggacaatgACTTTGGTCTATTTGCTAGTAAGGAACATTGACTCTGGGCCATATGTGTCCTTTGTATGAGACTGGGGTCCATTACGTGGGATTTGAAGATTCCCCTCAGCTCTGTGGATAGATTGCAGGGGGCCTTAAGCCTTTTGATATTGTGTGTAGAACTGTTGGGGGGTGCCCCATCCACAAAGGAATGTGGATTTTTCTGGGAAGAGAATGTTCCAGGCTTTTATGAGATTCTCAAAGGGGTGTGTCTGTGTCCCTTTTCGTAAGAGTCACTGCTCCCAAACCTTCCCCCAGGTCTGTAGTCCCCTTGCCCTTCAGTTTTCCCCCCTTGTTATTTGTAATACCCAAAAGAGACCCCATGTGTGAAGGGTGTGCATGGAGGATGTTCTCACTCACGTGGTGCCATGCGGCAAAGTGAAAGGAGTCAGGGAGTGTATGAGTccatgtgtgtgcatgctggTGCTTCAGCATGACTGGGGAGAGATGGGGTTAATCCCTTCCCCCAGTCTTTCCTAGGTACAATGCCGCCTCCTACATTTTTCTGTCTCCTCCCCTTCTAGAAAGCTCTTGGGGACAaatgcccccaccccccagtagATAGAGAACTGGTTCCTTCCAGTACAGAGGCtgccgggtgggggtggggtaaggGTGAGAGAACAAGCCAGTGGTAACACAATGGTGCAGAAGCTCTGGAGAAgacctccccctctctccactgggaCTCCTTAAGAGGACCCTTCACCCTGTAATTGGACCCTGGGAAGGGGAGATGGTGATGGGATATATGGTGTAGGTGAGTGGCTAGTCAGGGGTGGGCTTAGCTGCTTGCTTGTCTCCCAATTCTGGAATGCAGCTTGGGAGGCTCCCAAGCCCCTCCTCCTCTACTGACTTCCCATTGGAAGAATGTTCCCTAAAATTCTCTCTCTGGGCAGTATGCTGGCTTGGCACTTTTCCCATCCCCTCCTTAATCACCTGCCACGTTCGAGGCAGATAAACTCTACCTTAGTGCCAGGATGCAGTTGGGGACAGACCCTGGCACACTGGCTTGGCAGCCAAAACTCAGCCaagtcaataaataaatagagTGGTGTACACTCAAGACCAAACAATGGTAATCAGAAATTCTCCTGCTCTCCAGGAACACCAGGCTCAGTGTTACTGTTCCTATTTCTATCATCGTTGACAGTCTCTTAGTGACTAAGGCCCTGACCTGCCCCTCTGGGAGAAGCCAGTGTTCCATGGGGGGCCAAGCAGGCACTGGGGTTCACACCGTAGCCCATTGTTGCCTCGGCTGATTTCTCCTGGCTCTGAGAAGAGGATGGTACCACCTTTTTTGGGTGTGATCTGTGTGCTGGGGGTGGCCTCTCCAGAACtgctgggcagggggcagagTTCTGGTCAAGCCTTCAGGCAAGATGACCCCTAGGGTTCTCTAGCATCATGTGAACTGGCCTATGACGCCAGCAGGAGATGCCCACAGCCCATTACCTCAGTGGAAACTGGTAGTTAATGAAGCCCCAGAGGGGGTCCACAGTGCGTCAGCCTCCTCTATTCTCTGCACCTCCCCTGCCCTCGGGACCCTCCTTGCCTAGGTAGCAGGGAGGGAAATGTTCATCTTGCTCCCATcacccccaccctgccacctTTGGGGTGTTGCATGTGGTTGAGCCACAGGGTACAGCAGGAATGAGCTCAGCCTTTGAGCCCCTGGGCAGCTGAGAATCCTTCCTTTTATCCAGGGTTCCCCAAACCTGCCTGTTCTGTTCAACAAAAACCTGGGGTGTTTGTTGAAAATACAGATGACTTGGCTCTGCCCCAGgcttctcaaaggagactctccAGGGGAGGAACTGGGAAAGCTTATTTTTAACAATGCCCCCAAGTATGGAGGGAATGGTTGCCTTTTTGTCCCAGTTATGCTCCTGAAAAGATGTGCGCTGCCTCTGTGTTTTTGTTCTTACCATGGAATTTCATCTCCTACTGATTTACTGGATCGCTTAAGAATTGTTTCATGCTGACTTTTCATAAGTTCTTTACTGCTTGTGGCTCCTGATTCTTAAGCCCCTCAACCCAATCCCTCTGTCAAGAAGCCAACTatctataaacatttattttaaagcacTTGGCACCCCTGATATTTAAAGTAGGTTGGTGAAGGATCCTCCTTCACAGACTCACATAGCCCTTGTTGAGATGTACTTTGCCCAGAGGACCCACCTTAACTGTTACCTGGTGCTGAGGAGGGGGAGCCCTCAGGGACAGGGAAGGGCTGGCTGGTTAGATCTCTTCAGTTCTTGCTTCCAGGTCCACTCTGCGGCCTGCCACCAGCCTGAGGTCAGGAGACATTGTATGTTTATTCACATAGTCAACAAATAATGCACTGAACGCCTGTTCTGAGCTAGACCTGCTCCTGTCTGGGAGTACTGGGGAATCAGATGATCAAGACAGATAAAGCccttgccctcagggagcttaaCTTTCTGTTTGAGATAGATATTAAACACACAAATTAGTAAGGTAAGTTCAGGTAGCCACATGTGCCAAGGAAAAAACAAGAGGGACGTCAGAGAGCCGAGGGTCCACTTGGGTTTGGGTGGTCAGAGAagatctctgaggaggtgacaaaGTGAGCTAAGACTTAAGTGGCTAGAAAACAGGCAGGCAAAGATCAAGCTGCTTGGATTTGAGGACTCAAAAGGAGACCAGAGCTTTGGAGAGTAAAGGTCAAGGAGAGGCAGGTCAGAGAAGTAAGCCTGGCCAGCTTGTGAGGGGCCCTGAGGGCCGAGGGGCAAATTTTGGGGTTCATGCTTTAAGCAAGGAGAGAAGTGATTTGGTTTCTGTTGTAAAAAGGTCACTGACAGCTGGGTGGAGAACCACCAACTATAAGAGATAAAAGCAGAATAGGGAGCTCTGATCAGAGACTATAGCTGAAATCCCAGGAAGAATACTGGCAGATTTTGCAGAGAAGGGAAGCAGTAGAGCGGGGTGCTTTCCAGGCATCCCatgccccttcccctccccagtcTGGCCCACCTCTTTTTCCATTGTCTAGTTCTAGCAGCAACGCATCACCTTTGAGCCATTCTTTTCCTGGACTCGGGACATCCTGGGTGTCTGCCCTTCCCCTACCTGCTGTAATCTATAAAAGAGAGAAACAGGTGGGCAGGTTCGGGTCAGGGGACGGTCCTCAGCTGTATACCCACCTGAAGGAGTTGATGAGGCCAGGATAAGCAGTAGAAATCAAAGCCCGGATATCCAGGTTGGCCCTGCAGGAGCGGCTGTTCTAATTTAGCTTTGTTTACTAATCCCCAAACCCAGTTCCGCCCACACTGGCACCCTGGGCTGCTCCTCAGACCTGAGGGCTTAGGAAGCCCATCAAAGGGATGAGGCCCATTTTGATCTGCCAGTGTACCCAGCCCCCTCCTCTCCGTTGTCGTGCTCTTTTCCCCTCTTTGGAACCTCCCTCTTTCCTCTATTCTATCTCCCTTCCAAGGCTCTAGAGGTTGTATAATATGCATATTCCAGGGCCCAGCCCAGATTCAGGATTTCCCCAAATGATTCTAAATGCACAAGGATCTCTCTTTGTAATGCCTGCCCAACCCAGCTGTGACTGCTGGGATCTTTGACGGAGCTTTGTAAACTTTAAGGGTCAGGTCTGCCTTCACTTAAGATAAATGGAGGGAATAGAGACAAAGGATCTAGGAAAAGACTGGAATCTGCTCAGACTGGTTCTGGGAACTTGTAGCCTTCCCACCAGGGTCTAAAGGAGCCTAGAGATGGAGGGCACTAGGACCTGGGGTGAAGCTACCGTCAGTTCTAGGAAGGCTGTTTTCCCCTTTGGGCTGGTGCTAATCTGCAGGGCTGTAATAATGATGTCTTGTCTCCCAGGGGCTGCCATTCAGGACCCTCACCCCACACTCACTCACTCTTGACCTCTCTCTGCAGCTCAGGTACCAGATAGTGATGAGCAGTTTGTTCCTGATTTCCATTCAGAAAACTGTGAGTAGAGGGCCCCTGGGTAGAGGGATGGGGAGTGGGGGAGGCAGGAAATGAGTCATAAGGATAGAGAATCACAAAAGACCGACTTATTCTCTCTTAAAGAAAAGGCTGAAGGGTAGGGTTCCCCATTCTTGCGTTTGGACTCAAAGACCAAGGCAGTAAACTGGGAGAGGAAGACTTGGTTCAAATCAGGGCTTGCTCCgtcctagctgtgtgatcttgaggcAGACACTTCATCTCTCTGATCCTCCATTATCCTTATTTCTGAAAATGAGGATCTTGGACCAGTTCAGCAGGGTCCAGTTCTACCATTCTAAGTTATTTTCATGCAGCTGGAAGAGATTTTTGTCCCCCAGGAGACCTGTGGCAGAGTCTTTAAAAAACAATAGAAGGTGGGGTGCtgatctagtgggtagaggctagGGATGATGCCAAACACCCTAAACTGCTCGGACagccccccacaacaaagaattacccAGCCCAAAGGTCAGTAGTGCTACTGTTGAGAAACCCTGCTTTAATGACTACTCTCAAATGTCTTCACCCATAAAATGAAACAGGGCACAAATAATCGACAACAGCAGATAACAGAAGAGTTGATTGCAGGCAGTTGACTAGAATGCAGTGAGACAATCACACATTTGTGTGCTGGGAACCAACTCTTTGCTGCTCAGCCTGGTGGCTGGAGTTTGCGGACCCAGCAGAGGCCACAGGAAAGGCCAATGTTCTTCACAGATAATTAGGAGCATGTGTATAACGTTAGTCAGCTGACATGTAAGTGGGCTTATATCCAACcttaagcagaaagagaaagattCTTTATAACCCCAAATAAGAAGTTCTCTCCCTTGGAATTTTCCAGGGTACTCAGGAAAACCACAGGCACTAGGTTGGTGCTCGTTCCTATAAAGGTGTTTTGGGGATCCAGGGTTGCATTAAATGCTGAGCTTTAGATAGTTTATTTGGTTAATATTGGACATTGATTGGTCTGATGTATAAAACTAGACATAGTGTAAATAGCCCAACTGTTCTTAAAAGTGTATGACTCTGAAAACTGAAACCCAGAGAGCATACTAGTTACCCACCTCAAAGAGCAGAGGGTGTCAGAAGCTCTCCCTGTCCCTTCTGTGACACTCTGGCCTtgctctgcctcccccacccctgcagtAGCTTTCCACAGCCCCACCACCAGGATCAAGAAGGAACCCCAGAGTCCCCGCACAGACCCTGCCCTGTCCTGCAGCAGGAAGCCGCCACTCCCCTACCACCATGGCGAGCAGTGCCTTTATCCCAGGTGagacccagcccagccctggtgAAGGGTAggatggaggagggagggaggcacccATCTCAACAGTGGCAGCAGTTGATATGCAAGTTAGACAACAGAAAGGATTTCTGAGCTGGAAGGGAGCAATACAGCTCAGGATTTCATCTGAGAAGGTGGGATGAAAAATGCAGCAAGGGACTCAAGGGATTGTGTTATGGGTGGAGTAGAGTCTGTTTCCACTGGAGAAGCCACTGTCCCACTCAATCCGGGGGCTTTGGGCTGGGAAGAGGGGTTATCAAGATTAAACCCAGTTTCAggatttataaaaggaaaaaaagagtgtgGGGCCAAATCTGGCTCACACTGTTCCTTTCCCAGAGCcctctattcttccttctcccatAATCCCTGTGATCTCACTTCCCCAGAGATGAAGCATTCAAAGATGCTCGCCCACTTCTCTGTCCCCTCACCGCTCTCTCCCCCTCAACTCCAGTGCCTATGACCCCCCTAGACAAATCGCCATCAAGTCCCCTGCCCCTGGTGCCCCTGGACAGTCGCCTCTGCAGCCCTTTCCTCGGGCAGAACAACGGAGTTTCCTGAGATCCTCTGGcgcctcccagccccaccctggcCATGGGTACCTCGGGGACCATAAGTAAGGAGACCCACAGAACCTGTGGGCCCGGGTCTCCCCTGTTTTTCTCAATTCCTGAGTGTTCTCCAGCTGTCCCTAAGATCTGGCTTGGGGGGAGGTAGGGAGGAAGGTGTATTGACACCCCCCAACACAGACTAGAACCCACTGTGCAAGCTCTGGGAGTGGCAGACACAGGAGAGCTTAATTTaatattctcttctcttctccatccACATCCAGCTCTGTCTTCCAGCAGCCCTTGGATATTTGTCACTCCTTAACATCCTctcagggagggggcagggagcccctcccagccccctacCAGCACCAGCACCAGCACCAGCTGTCGGAGCCCTGCCCGCCCTACCCCCAGCAGAGCTTCAAGCAAGAATACCTTGACCCCCTGTACGAACAGGCGGGCCAGCCAGCTGTAGGCCAGGGTGGGGTCAATGGGCACAGGTACCCAGGGGCGGGGGTGGTGATCAAACAGGAGCAGACGGACTTCACCTTCGATGCAGGTAAGAGATGCTCCCGGGGAGGCGCGTGGAGTTTTGGAGAAATTGCTGGGTGGGGTGGCAGGTGATCAAGAGAACAGTTCCATTAAACCCAGAGCGCCTCCCAACAGGTTTTTTTACCTTTCCATCCATTACTAGTTAGTACATCCAAGCCACCCTACCCATTCACTTTATTTCATAGTCAGAGGAATTGCCATTTTTGAAGCAGCAAACTTATATTCAGATAAAACATAAGTGGGATATAGGTCCTTGCCCTTAGGTAGCTTGTGACTTAATAGGAACGGTAAggtatttctttctatttctacttAGCAGGTGTTTGGGGTTTTAATTACCTTCTGAGACCAAAGTACTGTGCCAGGAAAATAAGTGTGTCCAGCTGGAGGACACAAGGATGAATAGGATGTGTCATTGGTCCCTGTCCCCACAGAAGCTTAAAAATACAAAGGATTTGAATGAAAAGAAACATGAGCTTGAAACTAGCCAGGCTCATAGCTCCTAAGTGCAATGTGGGGTTAATATGTGGTTTCCATATCCTGTTCTAGCCTCCAGGTTGATGAATGACCC
The sequence above is a segment of the Manis pentadactyla isolate mManPen7 chromosome 4, mManPen7.hap1, whole genome shotgun sequence genome. Coding sequences within it:
- the ETV4 gene encoding ETS translocation variant 4 isoform X4, coding for MQLPGPCPPAPSQQHPSLLSCLFPPAQVPDSDEQFVPDFHSENLAFHSPTTRIKKEPQSPRTDPALSCSRKPPLPYHHGEQCLYPSAYDPPRQIAIKSPAPGAPGQSPLQPFPRAEQRSFLRSSGASQPHPGHGYLGDHNSVFQQPLDICHSLTSSQGGGREPLPAPYQHQHQHQLSEPCPPYPQQSFKQEYLDPLYEQAGQPAVGQGGVNGHRYPGAGVVIKQEQTDFTFDADVPGCASMYLHTEGFSGPSPSDRTMGYGYEKPLRPFPDDVCVVPEKFEGDIKQEGAGAFREGPPYQRRGALQLWQFLVALLDDPTNAHFIAWTGRGMEFKLIEPEEVARLWGIQKNRPAMNYDKLSRSLRYYYEKGIMQKVAGERYVYKFVCEPEALFSLAFPDNQRPALKAEFDRPVSEEDTVPLSHLDESPTYLPELAGPAQPFGPKGGYSY